The Pseudomonas kermanshahensis genome contains a region encoding:
- a CDS encoding xanthine phosphoribosyltransferase has translation MEALHQKIREEGIVLSDQVLKVDAFLNHQIDPALMQLIGDEFARLFADAGVTKIVTIEASGIAPAVMTGLKLGVPVIFARKHQSLTLTENLLTASVYSFTKQTENTVAISPRHLNSSDRVLVIDDFLANGKASQALISIIKQAGATVAGLGIVIEKSFQGGRAELDSQGYRVESLARVKSLEGGVVSFIE, from the coding sequence GTGGAAGCACTGCATCAGAAGATTCGCGAAGAAGGCATCGTGCTTTCCGATCAGGTTCTTAAAGTCGACGCGTTTCTCAACCACCAGATCGACCCTGCGCTGATGCAGTTGATCGGTGACGAGTTCGCCCGCCTGTTCGCCGACGCCGGCGTGACCAAGATCGTCACCATCGAAGCCTCGGGCATCGCCCCGGCGGTGATGACTGGCCTGAAGCTGGGCGTGCCGGTGATCTTTGCGCGCAAGCACCAGTCGCTGACCCTGACCGAGAACCTGCTGACTGCCTCGGTGTACTCCTTCACCAAGCAGACCGAGAACACCGTGGCCATCTCGCCGCGCCACCTCAACAGCAGCGACCGCGTGCTGGTGATCGACGACTTCCTGGCCAACGGCAAGGCGTCGCAGGCACTGATCTCGATCATCAAGCAGGCCGGCGCCACCGTGGCCGGCCTGGGTATCGTCATCGAGAAGTCGTTCCAGGGCGGCCGTGCCGAGCTGGACAGCCAGGGCTACCGCGTTGAATCGCTGGCCCGGGTGAAGTCGCTGGAAGGCGGTGTGGTCAGCTTCATCGAGTAA
- a CDS encoding acetyl-CoA hydrolase/transferase family protein — translation MHLCAIDQAVEQVLSRLPAHIHMGLPLGLGKPNAFVNALYARVRDLPERRLTIYTALSLGRPPLGDGLQRRFLEPFVERVFADYEELTYLADLRNDCLPPNIRVEQFFMQPGSLLHSETAQQDYISSNYSHAARDINAKGLNLIAQLVAATPEKPVHLSLACNPDITLDLLPMIAKRRAAGETILMLGQVHAELPYMPGDAELSIDAFDLLIDEVEQRRLFSTPNMPVNTQDHCIGLHASTLVRDGGTLQIGIGAMGDAVAAALLARQGDNAGYRALMDELDAGPWQALIEREGGLDAFAQGLYGCSEMFVNGLLALAEAGVVRRPADEQGVLVHGGFFLGPRAFYQRLREMPLEQRARFAMTRISYINELYGQEELKRRQRRDARFINTVFTMTLLGAGVADQLEDGRVLSGVGGQYNFVAQGHALEGGRSILLLRSWREAGGQVTSNLLWQYGHCTIPRHLRDIVVTEYGIADLRGQTDSEVIARLLAVSDSRFQGELMAQAKQAGKLAKDFELEARFTDNTPERLEAIRARHAGLFPEYPLGTDFTAEERDLLRALNWLKSKFRLSEALELGKAALDAPGPEGYEGHLKRMGLDAPQGLKEELYQRLLLAGLAAP, via the coding sequence ATGCACCTCTGCGCCATCGATCAGGCTGTCGAGCAGGTCTTGTCACGCCTGCCGGCCCATATCCACATGGGCCTGCCACTGGGCCTTGGTAAACCCAACGCCTTCGTCAACGCCCTGTACGCCCGAGTGCGCGACCTGCCCGAACGTCGCCTGACGATCTACACCGCCCTCAGCCTCGGCCGCCCGCCACTGGGTGATGGCCTGCAGCGGCGCTTTCTCGAGCCCTTCGTCGAGCGTGTTTTTGCCGACTACGAAGAGCTCACTTACCTCGCCGACCTGCGCAACGACTGCCTGCCACCGAACATCCGCGTCGAGCAGTTCTTCATGCAGCCCGGCAGCCTGCTGCACAGCGAGACTGCCCAGCAGGACTACATCAGCAGCAACTACAGCCACGCCGCTCGCGACATCAACGCCAAGGGCCTGAACCTGATTGCCCAGCTGGTGGCTGCCACGCCAGAAAAGCCCGTGCACCTGAGCCTGGCCTGCAACCCCGACATCACCCTCGACCTGCTGCCGATGATCGCCAAGCGCCGCGCGGCCGGCGAGACCATTCTCATGCTCGGGCAGGTTCATGCCGAACTGCCCTACATGCCGGGTGATGCGGAGCTGAGCATCGACGCCTTCGACCTGCTGATTGACGAGGTGGAGCAACGTCGGCTGTTCTCTACGCCAAACATGCCGGTCAACACCCAGGACCACTGCATTGGCCTGCACGCCAGCACCCTGGTGCGCGATGGCGGCACCTTGCAGATCGGCATTGGCGCCATGGGCGATGCCGTAGCCGCCGCGTTGCTGGCCAGGCAGGGCGACAACGCCGGCTACCGGGCCTTGATGGATGAACTGGATGCCGGCCCGTGGCAGGCCCTGATCGAGCGCGAAGGGGGGCTGGATGCCTTCGCCCAAGGCCTCTACGGTTGCAGCGAGATGTTCGTCAACGGCCTGCTGGCGCTGGCCGAGGCAGGCGTGGTGCGGCGCCCGGCGGACGAGCAGGGCGTGCTGGTGCATGGCGGGTTTTTCCTTGGCCCGCGGGCGTTCTACCAACGCTTGCGCGAAATGCCGCTGGAGCAGCGCGCACGCTTTGCCATGACGCGGATCAGCTACATCAACGAGCTGTATGGCCAAGAGGAACTGAAACGCCGCCAACGTCGGGATGCCCGCTTCATCAACACCGTGTTCACCATGACCTTGCTCGGCGCGGGGGTTGCCGACCAGCTGGAGGATGGCCGTGTGCTCAGCGGCGTGGGCGGGCAGTACAACTTCGTCGCCCAAGGCCACGCGCTGGAGGGTGGGCGCTCGATTTTGCTGCTGCGCAGTTGGCGTGAGGCGGGCGGGCAGGTGACGTCCAACCTGCTCTGGCAGTACGGCCACTGCACCATTCCCCGGCATTTGCGTGACATCGTGGTAACCGAGTACGGCATCGCCGATTTGCGTGGGCAGACGGACAGTGAGGTGATTGCGCGGCTGCTGGCGGTCAGTGACTCACGCTTCCAGGGCGAGCTGATGGCGCAGGCCAAGCAGGCCGGCAAGCTGGCCAAGGATTTCGAGCTGGAAGCCCGCTTCACTGACAATACGCCGGAGCGGCTCGAGGCTATCCGGGCACGGCATGCAGGGTTGTTTCCGGAGTATCCGCTGGGGACTGATTTCACGGCTGAGGAGCGGGACTTGCTGCGGGCGCTGAACTGGTTGAAGAGCAAGTTCAGGCTGAGCGAGGCGCTGGAGCTGGGGAAGGCCGCGCTGGATGCGCCGGGGCCGGAGGGGTATGAGGGGCACCTGAAGCGGATGGGGCTGGACGCTCCGCAGGGATTGAAGGAAGAGTTGTATCAGCGGCTTTTGCTGGCAGGGTTGGCGGCGCCCTGA
- the dadA gene encoding D-amino acid dehydrogenase, with protein sequence MRVLVLGSGVIGTASAYYLARQGFEVTVVDRQPAAAMETSFANAGQISPGYASPWAAPGVPLKAIKWLLERHAPLAIKLTGDVDQYLWMAQMLRNCTASRYAVNKERMVRLSEYSRDCLDELRAETGIAYESRTLGTTQLFRTQAQVDAAAKDIAVLEQSGVPYELLDRDGIARVEPALAGVKDILAGALRLPNDQTGDCQLFTTKLADMAQKLGVEFRFGQDIQRLDFAGDRINGVWIDGKLETADRYVLALGSYSPQMLKPLGIKAPVYPLKGYSLTVPITNAEMAPTSTILDETYKVAITRFDNRIRVGGMAEIAGFDLSLNPRRRETLEMIVNDLYPRGGDLSQASFWTGLRPATPDGTPIVGATVFRNLFLNTGHGTLGWTMACGSGRLLADLIARKKPQISAEGLDISRYGNSREVAKHGQTAPVHQQ encoded by the coding sequence ATGCGAGTTCTGGTACTTGGTAGCGGTGTCATCGGAACCGCCAGTGCCTATTATCTGGCCCGGCAAGGTTTTGAAGTGACGGTGGTCGACCGCCAGCCAGCGGCGGCCATGGAAACCAGCTTCGCCAACGCAGGCCAGATCTCGCCCGGCTATGCCTCGCCCTGGGCTGCCCCGGGTGTGCCGCTCAAAGCCATCAAGTGGCTGCTCGAACGCCATGCGCCACTGGCCATCAAGCTCACCGGCGACGTTGACCAGTACCTGTGGATGGCACAGATGCTGCGCAACTGCACCGCCAGCCGCTATGCGGTGAACAAGGAGCGCATGGTGCGCCTGTCCGAGTACAGCCGCGACTGCCTCGACGAGCTGCGCGCCGAAACCGGCATCGCCTACGAAAGCCGCACCTTGGGCACTACCCAGTTGTTCCGCACCCAGGCTCAGGTCGATGCCGCAGCCAAGGACATCGCTGTGCTCGAACAGTCCGGCGTGCCTTATGAACTGCTCGACCGCGATGGCATTGCTCGCGTCGAACCGGCCCTGGCCGGGGTAAAAGACATCCTCGCCGGTGCACTGCGTCTGCCCAACGACCAGACCGGCGATTGCCAGCTGTTCACCACCAAGCTCGCCGACATGGCGCAGAAGCTGGGTGTGGAGTTCCGCTTTGGCCAGGACATCCAGCGCCTGGACTTTGCCGGTGACCGCATCAACGGTGTATGGATCGACGGCAAGCTGGAAACCGCCGACCGCTACGTGCTGGCCCTGGGCAGCTACTCGCCGCAAATGCTCAAGCCACTGGGCATCAAGGCGCCGGTCTACCCGCTCAAGGGTTACTCGCTGACCGTGCCGATCACCAACGCCGAGATGGCGCCGACGTCGACCATTCTCGACGAGACCTACAAGGTTGCCATCACCCGGTTCGACAACCGCATCCGCGTTGGCGGCATGGCTGAGATCGCCGGTTTTGACCTGTCGCTCAACCCGCGTCGGCGCGAAACGCTGGAGATGATCGTCAACGACCTTTATCCTCGCGGCGGTGACCTGAGCCAAGCCAGTTTCTGGACCGGCCTGCGCCCGGCCACCCCGGACGGTACGCCGATCGTGGGTGCCACAGTGTTCCGTAACCTGTTCCTCAACACAGGCCACGGCACCTTGGGCTGGACCATGGCGTGCGGCTCCGGTCGCCTGCTGGCAGACCTGATTGCACGTAAAAAGCCGCAGATCAGTGCCGAAGGGCTGGATATTTCCCGGTATGGCAACAGCCGGGAAGTGGCCAAGCACGGGCAGACCGCGCCCGTTCACCAGCAATAA
- a CDS encoding c-type cytochrome has translation MLAVPAAVFALWAMSATAATNDDIAKRLEPVGQVCVQGQECKGMEVAAAAGGGGAKTPDDIIAKHCNACHGTGLLGAPKIGDTAAWKERADHQGGLDGILAKAITGINAMPPKGTCADCSDDDLKGAIKKMSGL, from the coding sequence ATGCTGGCCGTACCAGCAGCCGTATTCGCCCTCTGGGCAATGAGCGCAACCGCTGCGACCAACGACGACATCGCCAAGCGCCTGGAGCCGGTTGGCCAAGTGTGCGTCCAAGGCCAGGAGTGCAAGGGCATGGAAGTGGCCGCGGCGGCAGGCGGCGGCGGTGCCAAGACGCCAGACGACATCATCGCCAAGCATTGCAATGCCTGCCATGGCACCGGCTTGCTCGGCGCGCCGAAAATCGGCGATACCGCCGCGTGGAAAGAACGCGCCGACCACCAGGGCGGCCTGGATGGCATCCTGGCCAAGGCCATTACCGGCATCAACGCCATGCCGCCTAAAGGCACGTGCGCTGATTGCTCGGATGATGACCTGAAAGGGGCGATCAAGAAGATGTCGGGGTTGTGA
- a CDS encoding putative bifunctional diguanylate cyclase/phosphodiesterase, protein MSTPVEPLRLLLLADEPEWAVLLRECVQALSGSAVLLTAPDWESVDSLFSHDRQAVILATPALLPAPGRCELPTVVLLDHEPEVAPTGVSDWLVRDHLNADALRRSLRHVRERGVLVATLQRLAEQDPLTGIANRQGFQALLTTRLAEGDGRGLALGHLDLDNFRHVNDALGHQSGDRLILQVVARLKLQLEAGDQLARLGSDEFALLIDTRRDPNRAEWMAERIIEALAEPYWIDGESLLLGCSLGLAHARAQGGADPLMWHAHIAMRQAKGSQGCTFHVFNERINRNARSLADLESELRRALRRDELELHYQPRLNLADGRIVGLEALVRWRHAERGLLPPSEFVPLAEQSGLIVPLGYWVISRALRDMQALCEHGLPPLHMAVNLSFRQFQDSQLLATLSRLIIEHGVDARWLEFELTETAVMRRNEQVRQTMDALGRLGVRFSLDDFGTGFSSFVHLNSLPIALLKVDRSFVAEMEMREENRKLVHAMINLAHNLNLEVVAEGVESEAQMALLREFGCDQVQGFLVSKPLPVAELMAFLQDCGTPHLVSL, encoded by the coding sequence TTGTCCACGCCTGTCGAACCGTTGCGTTTGCTGCTGTTGGCTGATGAGCCGGAATGGGCCGTGCTGTTGCGCGAGTGCGTGCAGGCACTGAGCGGCAGCGCGGTGTTGTTGACCGCACCTGACTGGGAGTCGGTCGACAGCCTGTTCAGCCACGATCGCCAAGCCGTTATCCTGGCCACCCCGGCCTTGCTGCCAGCCCCCGGCCGCTGCGAGCTGCCCACGGTCGTGCTGCTCGATCACGAGCCTGAAGTGGCGCCCACCGGGGTCAGCGACTGGCTGGTGCGTGACCACCTCAATGCCGATGCCTTGCGCCGCTCGTTGCGCCACGTTCGCGAGCGCGGCGTGCTGGTTGCCACCTTGCAACGCCTGGCCGAGCAGGACCCGCTGACCGGTATTGCCAACCGCCAGGGTTTCCAGGCCTTGCTGACCACGCGCCTGGCAGAGGGGGATGGCCGTGGCCTGGCCCTCGGCCACCTCGACCTGGACAACTTCCGCCACGTCAACGACGCGCTTGGCCATCAAAGCGGCGATCGGCTGATCCTGCAGGTGGTGGCACGGCTCAAGCTGCAACTGGAGGCCGGCGACCAGCTGGCCCGGCTGGGCAGTGACGAATTCGCCCTGCTGATCGATACCCGCCGCGACCCGAACCGCGCCGAGTGGATGGCCGAACGCATCATCGAAGCCTTGGCCGAGCCCTACTGGATCGACGGCGAAAGCCTGCTGCTCGGCTGCAGCCTGGGCCTGGCTCACGCCCGGGCGCAGGGCGGCGCCGACCCGCTGATGTGGCATGCGCACATCGCCATGCGCCAGGCCAAGGGTAGCCAGGGCTGTACCTTTCATGTCTTCAACGAACGCATCAACCGCAACGCCCGCAGCCTCGCCGACCTGGAAAGCGAGCTGCGCCGGGCCCTGCGCCGTGACGAGCTGGAGCTGCATTACCAGCCACGGCTGAACCTGGCCGATGGGCGCATCGTTGGCCTCGAGGCGCTGGTGCGCTGGCGCCATGCCGAGCGCGGCCTGTTGCCGCCCAGCGAGTTCGTGCCGCTGGCCGAGCAGAGCGGGCTGATCGTGCCGCTTGGCTACTGGGTGATATCGCGCGCGCTGCGTGACATGCAGGCGCTGTGCGAGCATGGCCTGCCGCCGCTGCACATGGCGGTGAACCTGAGCTTCAGGCAGTTTCAGGACAGCCAGCTGCTGGCCACCCTGAGCCGGTTGATCATCGAGCACGGCGTCGATGCACGCTGGCTGGAGTTCGAACTGACCGAGACGGCGGTCATGCGCCGCAACGAACAGGTGCGCCAGACCATGGATGCCCTTGGGCGCTTGGGCGTGCGTTTTTCCTTGGATGACTTCGGCACCGGCTTCTCATCGTTCGTGCACTTGAACAGCCTGCCAATCGCCTTGCTCAAGGTTGACCGCAGCTTTGTCGCCGAGATGGAAATGCGCGAGGAGAACCGCAAGCTGGTGCACGCCATGATCAACCTGGCGCATAACCTCAACCTCGAAGTGGTTGCCGAGGGAGTGGAAAGCGAAGCGCAGATGGCGTTGTTGCGCGAGTTCGGCTGTGACCAGGTGCAGGGATTTTTGGTCAGCAAGCCGCTGCCGGTGGCGGAGTTGATGGCGTTTTTGCAGGACTGTGGAACGCCGCATCTGGTTAGCCTGTAA
- the rep gene encoding DNA helicase Rep → MSRLNPRQQEARDYVGGPLLVLAGAGSGKTSVITRKIAHLIQNCGIRAQYIVAMTFTNKAAREMKERVATLLRPGEGRGLTVCTFHNLGLNIIRKEHDKLGYKPGFSIFDESDIKALLSDIMQKEYSGDDGIDEIKNMIGAWKNDLILPPEALEKARNPREQTAAIVYTHYQRTLKAFNAVDFDDLILQPVKLFQEHPEVLERWQNRVRYLLVDEYQDTNASQYLLVKMLIGMRNQFTVVGDDDQSIYAWRGARPENLMLLKEDYPSLKIVMLEQNYRSTSRILRCANVLIANNPHAFEKQLWSEMGVGDEIRVIRCKNEEAEAERVAMEILTLHLRTNRPYSDFAILYRGNYQAKLIELKLQHHQVPYRLSGGNSFFGRQEVKDLMAYLRLLVNPDDDNAYLRVINVPRREIGSTTLEKLGNYSTERGISMYAASEELGLGEHLDARYTERLQRFKHWLDGVRHKVALDDPIAALHEMIRDIDYENWIRQQTASDKAAEFRISNVWFLVEALKNTLEKDEEGDMTIEDAIGKLVLRDMLERQQEEEENAEGVQMMTLHASKGLEFPYVFIMGMEEEILPHRSSIEADTIEEERRLAYVGITRARQTLAFTFAAKRKQYGEIIDCTPSRFLDELPPDDLAWEGLDDAPVEVKAARGNNALADIRAMLKR, encoded by the coding sequence ATGTCCCGACTCAATCCCCGGCAACAGGAAGCCCGAGACTACGTCGGCGGCCCTCTTTTGGTGCTCGCCGGTGCAGGTTCCGGCAAGACCAGCGTCATCACGCGCAAGATTGCCCACCTCATCCAGAACTGCGGCATCCGTGCCCAGTACATCGTGGCGATGACCTTCACCAACAAGGCCGCGCGCGAGATGAAGGAGCGGGTCGCCACCTTGCTGCGCCCGGGGGAAGGCCGCGGCCTGACGGTGTGCACCTTCCACAACCTGGGTTTGAACATCATCCGCAAGGAGCACGACAAGCTGGGCTATAAGCCAGGCTTTTCGATCTTCGACGAGTCCGACATCAAGGCGTTGCTGTCGGACATCATGCAGAAAGAGTATTCCGGCGACGACGGCATCGACGAGATCAAGAACATGATCGGTGCCTGGAAGAACGACCTGATCCTCCCGCCCGAGGCCTTGGAAAAGGCCCGCAACCCGCGCGAACAGACCGCTGCCATCGTCTACACCCACTACCAGCGCACGCTCAAGGCGTTCAACGCGGTGGACTTCGACGACCTGATCCTGCAGCCGGTCAAGCTGTTCCAGGAACACCCCGAGGTGCTGGAGCGCTGGCAGAACCGCGTGCGCTACCTGCTGGTGGACGAATACCAGGACACCAACGCCAGCCAGTACCTGCTGGTGAAAATGCTGATCGGCATGCGCAACCAGTTCACCGTGGTGGGCGACGATGACCAGTCGATCTACGCCTGGCGTGGCGCGCGGCCCGAGAACCTGATGCTGCTCAAGGAGGACTACCCCTCCCTGAAGATCGTCATGCTCGAGCAGAACTACCGCTCCACCAGCCGCATCCTGCGCTGCGCCAACGTGCTGATCGCCAACAACCCACACGCGTTCGAGAAGCAGCTGTGGAGCGAGATGGGCGTGGGCGACGAGATCCGCGTGATCCGCTGCAAGAACGAGGAAGCCGAGGCCGAACGCGTGGCCATGGAAATCCTTACCCTGCACCTGCGCACCAACCGCCCGTACAGCGACTTCGCCATCCTTTACCGCGGCAACTACCAGGCCAAGCTGATCGAACTGAAGCTGCAGCACCACCAGGTGCCGTACCGCCTTTCAGGTGGCAACAGCTTCTTCGGCCGCCAGGAGGTCAAGGACCTCATGGCCTACCTGCGCCTGCTGGTAAACCCCGACGACGACAACGCCTACCTGCGCGTGATCAACGTGCCGCGCCGGGAAATCGGCTCCACGACCCTGGAAAAGCTCGGCAACTACTCGACCGAACGCGGTATCTCGATGTACGCCGCCAGCGAAGAGCTGGGCCTGGGCGAGCACCTGGACGCCCGTTACACCGAGCGCCTGCAGCGCTTCAAGCACTGGCTGGACGGGGTGCGCCACAAGGTGGCGCTGGATGACCCGATCGCCGCGCTGCACGAGATGATCCGCGACATCGACTACGAGAACTGGATCCGCCAGCAAACCGCCAGCGACAAGGCGGCGGAGTTCCGCATCAGCAACGTCTGGTTCCTGGTCGAAGCGCTGAAAAACACCCTCGAGAAGGACGAAGAGGGTGACATGACCATCGAGGACGCCATCGGCAAGCTGGTGCTGCGCGACATGCTTGAGCGCCAGCAGGAAGAGGAAGAAAACGCCGAAGGTGTGCAGATGATGACCCTGCATGCCTCCAAGGGCCTGGAATTCCCTTACGTGTTCATCATGGGCATGGAAGAAGAGATCCTTCCGCACCGCTCCAGCATCGAAGCCGACACCATCGAAGAAGAACGCCGCCTGGCCTACGTGGGCATTACCCGCGCGCGCCAGACCCTGGCCTTCACCTTTGCGGCCAAGCGCAAGCAGTACGGCGAGATCATCGACTGCACCCCGAGCCGGTTCCTCGACGAACTGCCGCCGGACGATTTGGCCTGGGAAGGCCTGGACGATGCGCCCGTCGAAGTGAAAGCCGCGCGTGGCAACAACGCACTGGCCGATATTCGGGCAATGCTCAAACGCTGA
- a CDS encoding cupin domain-containing protein has translation MDVGERLQAIRKLKGLSQRELAKRAGVTNSTISMIEKNSVSPSISSLRKVLSGIPMSMVEFFSVELAVESPTQIVYKADELIDISDGAVTMKLVGKSHPNRAIAFLTEVYPPGADTGAEMLTHDGEETGILLEGRLELVVGNEVFILEEGDSYYFESTRPHRFRNPFDAPARLISAATPSNF, from the coding sequence TTGGACGTCGGCGAACGACTGCAAGCCATCCGCAAGCTCAAGGGCCTGTCACAACGTGAACTCGCCAAGCGCGCGGGCGTAACCAACAGCACCATCTCGATGATCGAGAAAAACAGCGTCAGCCCTTCGATCAGTTCGCTGCGCAAGGTGTTGAGCGGCATTCCGATGTCGATGGTCGAATTCTTTTCGGTCGAACTGGCTGTCGAGAGCCCGACGCAGATCGTCTACAAGGCCGATGAGCTGATCGATATCTCGGACGGCGCGGTGACCATGAAACTGGTGGGCAAGTCGCACCCCAACCGGGCCATCGCGTTTCTCACCGAGGTTTACCCACCGGGTGCCGACACCGGCGCCGAAATGCTCACCCACGACGGCGAAGAGACCGGCATCCTGCTCGAAGGCCGGCTTGAACTGGTGGTCGGCAACGAGGTGTTCATCCTCGAAGAAGGCGACAGTTACTACTTCGAAAGCACCCGCCCGCACCGCTTTCGCAACCCCTTCGACGCGCCTGCCCGGCTGATCAGCGCGGCGACGCCTTCAAACTTTTGA
- the alr gene encoding alanine racemase: MRPARALIDLQALRHNYRLARELTGAKALAVIKADAYGHGAVRCALALEAEADGFAVACIEEALELRAAGIKAPILLLEGFFEASELALIAEHDLWCVVHSLWQLEAIEKTQVHKPLTIWLKLDSGMHRVGLHPKDYHEAYQRLLASGKVVRIVLMSHFARADELDADATAEQIAVFEAARQGLAAECSLRNSPGVLAWPQAGGDWVRPGLMLYGATPFEVAQAEAQRLQPVMTLQSRVISVRELPAGEPVGYGAKFTSPRPTRVGVVAMGYADGYPRQAPNGTPVMVAGKRAQLIGRVSMDMLCIDLTDVPEANIGSPVELWGKQVLASEVAAQAGTIPYQIFCNLKRVPKDYCGE; this comes from the coding sequence ATGCGTCCCGCCCGCGCCCTGATCGACCTCCAGGCCCTGCGCCACAACTACCGCCTCGCCCGTGAACTGACCGGCGCCAAAGCCCTTGCCGTGATCAAGGCCGATGCCTACGGCCATGGCGCGGTGCGTTGCGCCCTGGCGCTGGAAGCCGAAGCCGACGGCTTTGCCGTGGCCTGCATCGAAGAAGCCCTGGAGCTGCGCGCCGCGGGCATCAAAGCCCCCATTTTGCTGCTCGAAGGTTTTTTCGAGGCCAGCGAGCTGGCGCTGATCGCCGAGCACGACCTGTGGTGCGTGGTGCATTCGCTGTGGCAACTCGAAGCGATCGAAAAGACCCAGGTGCACAAGCCACTGACGATCTGGCTGAAGCTCGACAGCGGCATGCACCGCGTCGGCCTGCACCCCAAGGATTACCACGAGGCGTATCAGCGCCTGCTGGCCAGCGGCAAGGTGGTGCGCATCGTACTGATGAGCCACTTCGCCCGTGCCGACGAACTGGACGCCGACGCCACCGCCGAGCAGATCGCGGTGTTCGAGGCTGCGCGTCAGGGCCTGGCCGCCGAGTGCAGCCTGCGCAACTCGCCCGGCGTGTTGGCGTGGCCACAAGCTGGCGGCGACTGGGTACGCCCAGGCCTCATGCTGTATGGCGCCACCCCCTTCGAAGTCGCCCAGGCCGAGGCGCAACGCCTGCAACCGGTGATGACCTTGCAATCGCGCGTCATCAGCGTGCGCGAACTGCCCGCCGGTGAGCCGGTTGGCTACGGCGCCAAGTTCACCAGCCCGCGGCCGACCCGTGTCGGCGTGGTTGCCATGGGCTACGCCGATGGCTACCCGCGCCAAGCCCCCAATGGCACCCCGGTGATGGTCGCCGGCAAGCGCGCCCAGCTGATCGGCCGGGTCTCGATGGACATGCTCTGCATCGACCTGACCGATGTGCCTGAGGCTAACATCGGCAGCCCGGTAGAGCTGTGGGGCAAGCAGGTGCTGGCCAGCGAAGTGGCTGCGCAGGCCGGCACCATCCCCTACCAGATCTTCTGCAACCTGAAGCGGGTGCCGAAAGACTACTGCGGTGAGTAA